A genomic region of Jeotgalibaca ciconiae contains the following coding sequences:
- a CDS encoding IS3 family transposase yields the protein MSKLIFTSEQIRVLRRNPYVKNVSEKSITYSDEFKRHFVSESLDSKTAKQIFIEAGFDPEMLGESRIKAFAKKWRKRYRDNGVLALKDTRQNRSGRPRKTERTPEQQIEKLQAKISLLEQENELLKKSEWSERRLENSEKTSETFARIHKMKTDGSYTGTIIDACETLEVSRSGYYNYLKGLAQRNVREEEDQAWRIQIENAYSYRGYKKGSRSIVMYFKNILGMTVNRKKVQRLMRKFHIFCPIRKANPYKRMAKATKEHHTVENKLERQFVQGIAHKVLLTDITYLPGANGFMGYLSTIKDGTTKEILAHYVSDNLKLAISLTTIDVLMSAHGATLHKDAFIHSDQGVHYTSPKFHKKLADNDLGQSMSRRGNCWDNAPQESFFGHLKDEMEYKSCVHLEELRAIVDDYIDYYNNERGQWNLKKLPPVHYREQFLSGVA from the coding sequence ATGTCAAAGTTAATTTTTACATCGGAACAAATTCGAGTTTTGAGAAGAAATCCGTACGTTAAAAATGTATCAGAGAAAAGCATTACTTATTCCGATGAATTCAAACGCCATTTTGTTTCAGAATCATTGGATTCAAAAACGGCTAAACAAATATTTATTGAAGCAGGATTTGATCCGGAAATGCTTGGTGAAAGCCGGATAAAAGCATTCGCTAAGAAATGGCGAAAAAGATATCGTGATAATGGTGTTTTGGCATTGAAAGACACTCGACAAAACCGTTCAGGCAGACCGCGAAAGACTGAACGAACACCTGAACAACAAATTGAAAAGTTACAAGCTAAAATTTCATTATTAGAGCAGGAAAATGAATTGTTAAAAAAATCAGAATGGAGCGAAAGGAGGCTAGAAAACAGCGAAAAGACTAGTGAAACCTTCGCAAGAATCCATAAAATGAAAACAGATGGTTCATACACAGGAACGATTATAGATGCATGTGAAACGCTGGAGGTTTCTCGCTCAGGTTATTACAATTATTTAAAGGGCTTAGCCCAGAGAAACGTACGAGAAGAGGAAGATCAAGCTTGGAGAATCCAAATTGAAAACGCCTATAGCTACCGTGGTTACAAGAAAGGCTCTCGTAGTATTGTCATGTATTTCAAGAATATTCTAGGAATGACAGTCAATCGTAAAAAGGTCCAGCGCTTGATGAGGAAATTTCATATTTTCTGCCCCATTCGTAAAGCGAACCCCTATAAGAGAATGGCGAAAGCTACCAAAGAACACCACACTGTTGAGAATAAATTGGAGCGTCAATTTGTCCAAGGAATAGCTCATAAAGTTCTCTTAACTGATATCACTTATTTACCTGGAGCCAATGGATTTATGGGTTATTTGTCGACCATTAAAGACGGCACGACGAAAGAGATACTCGCTCACTATGTATCTGATAACCTAAAACTAGCTATCTCATTAACTACCATTGATGTATTAATGAGCGCCCACGGCGCAACGTTACACAAAGATGCCTTTATCCATTCAGATCAGGGCGTGCACTATACGAGTCCTAAATTCCATAAGAAGTTGGCGGATAATGACTTAGGACAGTCCATGTCTAGAAGAGGTAATTGTTGGGACAACGCTCCTCAAGAGTCGTTCTTTGGTCATTTGAAAGATGAAATGGAGTATAAAAGTTGTGTCCATTTAGAAGAGTTACGAGCAATAGTAGATGATTACATAGACTACTATAATAATGAACGCGGACAATGGAACCTAAAAAAATTGCCTCCTGTTCATTACAGGGAGCAATTTTTATCGGGTGTTGCATAA
- the carB gene encoding carbamoyl-phosphate synthase large subunit → MPKRTDIQTILVIGSGPIIIGQAAEFDYAGTQACLALKEEGYKVILVNSNPATIMTDVEIADKVYMEPLSLDFITNIIRKERPDALLPTLGGQTGLNMAVELDRAGVLEDFNVELLGTKLSSIQQAEDRDLFRQLMAELNQPVPESDIVHTVEEALAFTAKVGYPLIVRPAFTMGGTGGGICYNEADLREIVANGLRYSPVTQCLLEKSIAGFKEIEYEVMRDSNDNAIVVCNMENVDPVGVHTGDSIVVAPSQTLTDREHQMLRNVSLQIIRALKIEGGCNVQLALDPYSFDYYIIEVNPRVSRSSALASKATGYPIAKMAAKIAVGLTLDEMKNPVTGTSYAAFEPTLDYIVTKIPRFPFDKFEKGDRSLGTQMKATGEVMAMGRTFEESMLKAIRSLEYGVNHISLPKDHGQLVTMEEIEKNIRFACDERIFYLGEALRQGVTPKTIHEWSEIDYFFLYKLKHIIDLEKEVAAAEPKNLEILREAKKYGFSDEIIAEFWNMPSEDVYELRKENGIVPVFKMVDTCAGEFESFTPYFYSSYEMEQESFPSERKKVIVLGSGPIRIGQGVEFDYATVHAVWAIQEAGYETIVINNNPETVSTDFSVSDKLYFEPLTEEDVMAIIDLEQPLGVVVQFGGQTAINLAEKLVKHGVKILGTSLEDLDRAEDRKLFEQLLRDLDIPQAPGKTAVTVEEAVAVANEIGYPVLVRPSYVLGGRAMQIVYNQIDLEKYMGEAVIASPERPILVDHYLIGQELEVDAICDGETVLIPGIMEHIERAGVHSGDSIAVYPPQNLSVELIQTIEDYTIRVAKGLKTVGLVNIQFVISDGQVYIIEVNPRASRTIPFLSKVTGIPMAKLAAKGILGLKLKDMGYTTGLAPLKPNVYVKMPVFSFNKLKKVDTVLGPEMKSTGEIIGKDIDLPKSLYKGFIASGIHVPEYGTALMTVSDKDKGELISLVKRLIMLGYHIVATTGTGKALEAENIKVDVIEKINENSNNILDAIRDGRINLVINTMTAGKSSETDGFLIRREAVENNIPCLTSLDTAEALLQAMETIHFQLEEMSK, encoded by the coding sequence ATGCCTAAACGTACAGATATTCAAACGATTCTAGTAATTGGTTCAGGACCAATCATCATCGGGCAAGCAGCAGAATTTGACTACGCTGGAACACAGGCGTGCTTGGCTTTAAAAGAAGAAGGATATAAAGTTATCTTGGTCAATTCGAACCCTGCCACAATTATGACGGATGTCGAAATTGCGGATAAAGTTTATATGGAACCACTCTCTTTAGATTTCATCACCAATATCATCCGTAAAGAACGTCCGGATGCATTATTGCCAACGTTAGGCGGACAGACCGGTTTAAATATGGCAGTGGAACTGGATCGAGCAGGTGTCTTGGAAGACTTCAATGTTGAATTACTGGGTACAAAGTTGAGTTCCATCCAACAGGCTGAAGACCGTGACTTGTTCCGTCAATTAATGGCAGAACTGAACCAGCCAGTCCCAGAGAGCGATATCGTCCATACGGTAGAGGAAGCTTTGGCTTTCACAGCTAAAGTCGGTTACCCATTGATTGTTCGACCTGCTTTCACGATGGGAGGGACCGGAGGCGGTATCTGTTACAATGAAGCCGACTTGCGTGAGATTGTGGCGAACGGCTTGCGATATTCACCGGTAACCCAATGTTTATTGGAAAAGTCGATTGCTGGCTTTAAGGAAATTGAATACGAAGTGATGCGTGACAGCAATGACAATGCGATTGTTGTCTGCAATATGGAAAACGTTGATCCGGTTGGAGTTCATACGGGCGATTCGATTGTTGTCGCACCATCTCAAACTTTGACGGACAGGGAACATCAAATGCTGCGCAATGTTTCTTTGCAGATTATTCGTGCTTTAAAAATTGAAGGAGGCTGCAATGTCCAGTTGGCATTGGATCCGTATTCGTTCGACTACTACATCATTGAAGTGAACCCTCGTGTCAGCCGCTCTTCAGCATTGGCGAGCAAAGCGACTGGCTATCCGATTGCAAAGATGGCAGCAAAAATAGCTGTTGGCTTGACTTTGGATGAGATGAAGAACCCAGTGACGGGTACATCTTATGCCGCATTCGAACCGACTTTGGACTACATAGTGACCAAAATCCCGCGTTTTCCGTTTGACAAATTCGAAAAGGGTGATCGCAGTCTAGGAACACAAATGAAGGCGACTGGTGAAGTCATGGCTATGGGACGAACCTTTGAGGAATCCATGCTAAAAGCAATTCGTTCGTTGGAATACGGTGTCAACCACATATCTTTGCCTAAAGACCATGGACAGCTTGTGACGATGGAAGAGATCGAAAAAAATATTCGTTTCGCCTGCGATGAACGAATTTTCTATTTAGGCGAAGCGTTGCGTCAGGGAGTAACACCGAAAACAATCCATGAATGGAGCGAGATTGATTATTTCTTCCTGTACAAATTAAAGCACATCATTGACTTGGAAAAGGAAGTAGCGGCAGCCGAACCGAAAAATCTTGAGATTCTAAGAGAAGCCAAGAAATACGGTTTTAGTGACGAAATCATTGCGGAATTTTGGAATATGCCTTCAGAAGATGTCTATGAGTTACGCAAAGAAAATGGGATTGTCCCTGTTTTCAAAATGGTGGATACTTGCGCGGGTGAGTTTGAATCCTTCACGCCGTATTTCTATAGCAGCTATGAAATGGAGCAGGAATCTTTTCCAAGTGAACGCAAAAAGGTCATTGTATTGGGTTCAGGTCCGATACGTATTGGACAAGGAGTCGAATTTGATTACGCAACGGTGCATGCAGTCTGGGCGATTCAGGAAGCCGGTTACGAGACAATCGTGATTAATAATAACCCAGAGACTGTTTCGACAGACTTCTCGGTCTCAGATAAATTGTATTTTGAGCCGCTGACCGAAGAAGATGTGATGGCTATTATTGATTTGGAACAACCCTTAGGAGTTGTTGTGCAGTTCGGAGGTCAAACAGCCATTAATTTAGCTGAAAAATTAGTAAAACATGGTGTGAAAATCCTCGGCACGAGCTTGGAAGACTTGGACCGGGCTGAAGATCGTAAGTTGTTCGAGCAGTTGTTGCGTGACTTGGATATTCCACAGGCGCCCGGCAAAACAGCTGTGACTGTTGAAGAAGCGGTGGCTGTAGCAAATGAAATCGGTTATCCCGTATTAGTGCGTCCATCCTATGTATTGGGAGGACGGGCAATGCAAATCGTATACAATCAAATCGATCTTGAGAAGTATATGGGAGAAGCAGTCATAGCTAGCCCAGAACGTCCAATATTGGTCGATCATTATCTGATTGGACAAGAATTGGAAGTTGATGCAATCTGTGATGGTGAAACGGTTTTAATTCCGGGGATCATGGAACACATCGAGCGGGCTGGCGTCCATTCTGGGGATTCGATTGCTGTATATCCACCACAAAATCTGTCGGTTGAATTGATTCAAACGATTGAAGACTACACCATTCGCGTAGCCAAGGGACTGAAAACGGTCGGACTAGTGAACATCCAGTTTGTCATCAGTGACGGCCAAGTCTATATTATCGAAGTAAATCCCCGCGCAAGCAGGACAATCCCTTTCTTGAGCAAGGTAACGGGGATTCCGATGGCGAAGTTGGCTGCAAAAGGAATTCTAGGGTTGAAATTAAAGGACATGGGGTACACAACAGGGCTGGCTCCACTAAAGCCTAACGTATATGTGAAGATGCCTGTCTTCAGTTTCAACAAACTTAAGAAGGTCGATACAGTGTTAGGACCAGAAATGAAGTCTACGGGGGAAATCATTGGGAAAGACATCGATCTGCCGAAATCATTATACAAAGGGTTTATTGCATCTGGTATCCATGTGCCTGAATATGGCACGGCATTAATGACAGTGTCTGACAAGGATAAAGGAGAACTTATTTCGTTAGTAAAACGATTGATCATGTTAGGGTATCATATTGTTGCGACGACCGGGACGGGTAAAGCTTTGGAAGCCGAAAATATTAAAGTCGATGTCATTGAAAAAATCAATGAAAACAGCAATAATATTCTAGATGCTATCCGCGATGGCCGTATCAACTTGGTCATCAATACGATGACAGCTGGAAAGTCGAGTGAGACTGATGGATTTTTGATTCGTCGTGAGGCAGTAGAAAACAATATTCCGTGTTTGACTTCCTTGGATACAGCAGAAGCGTTGTTGCAAGCAATGGAAACAATCCATTTTCAATTGGAAGAAATGAGTAAGTAA
- the carA gene encoding glutamine-hydrolyzing carbamoyl-phosphate synthase small subunit has protein sequence MKQRRFLVLEDGSCYPGYAFGSTKDAIGEIVFNTGMTGYQETLSDPSYTGQIITFTYPLIGNYGINEDDYEGVYPGLKGMVVHELAEHPSNFRSTKTLDEALKDFDVPGIYGVDTRSITRKIRSSGTMRGTLVDNADKLDEIVESLKVYQLPVDEIQLNSSKEIKQFPGDGPRVILLDFGSKDNILVELSKRDCEVIVVPWNTSAEIILAYKPQGIMLSNGPGNPTSVPEAIETIKQLIAQENLPMFGVCLGHQLISLASGATTYKLKFGHRGANHPVKDLENGKISITSQNHGYAVDEDSLKQTDLIVSHRALNDGTNEGIKHKEKPIFSVQYHPEASPDPHDSNDLFDHFINMMKTAQGGKQHA, from the coding sequence ATGAAACAACGTAGATTTTTAGTATTAGAAGATGGCAGTTGTTATCCGGGGTACGCATTCGGATCAACAAAAGATGCGATTGGAGAAATCGTATTTAACACAGGGATGACAGGCTATCAAGAAACCTTATCGGATCCTTCCTACACAGGTCAAATTATTACTTTTACCTATCCGTTAATCGGAAATTATGGCATCAATGAAGATGACTATGAAGGTGTGTATCCAGGTTTGAAAGGAATGGTCGTTCATGAATTGGCGGAACATCCAAGTAATTTCCGATCTACTAAAACGTTGGATGAAGCTTTAAAGGATTTTGATGTACCCGGAATCTACGGTGTGGATACACGCAGCATCACACGAAAGATTCGCAGTAGTGGTACAATGCGCGGCACATTGGTAGATAATGCCGATAAATTGGATGAAATTGTCGAATCGTTGAAGGTCTATCAATTGCCAGTTGATGAAATTCAATTGAATTCATCAAAGGAAATCAAGCAATTTCCTGGTGATGGACCACGTGTTATATTGCTGGATTTTGGCTCCAAGGATAACATCCTTGTAGAATTATCGAAAAGAGACTGTGAAGTTATCGTGGTTCCTTGGAATACGAGTGCTGAGATAATTTTGGCCTACAAACCACAAGGTATTATGTTGAGTAACGGACCTGGAAATCCGACATCTGTTCCGGAAGCGATTGAAACAATCAAGCAACTGATTGCACAAGAAAATTTACCGATGTTTGGTGTTTGTCTTGGACACCAATTGATTTCGTTGGCTAGCGGTGCAACTACCTATAAATTAAAATTTGGACATCGGGGCGCAAACCATCCGGTCAAGGACCTTGAAAATGGAAAAATCAGCATTACGAGCCAAAATCATGGCTATGCTGTAGATGAAGATAGTTTGAAACAAACCGATTTAATTGTAAGTCATCGTGCTTTGAACGATGGAACGAATGAAGGCATTAAGCATAAAGAAAAACCGATTTTTTCGGTTCAGTATCACCCTGAAGCATCGCCCGACCCGCATGATTCGAATGATTTGTTTGATCATTTTATCAATATGATGAAAACTGCTCAAGGAGGAAAACAACATGCCTAA
- the mraZ gene encoding division/cell wall cluster transcriptional repressor MraZ: MLIGEYKHNMDAKGRIIMPAKFREELGQSFILTRGLDGCLFGYPMEQWEILQEKLKQLPLSKKDARSFVRFFYSAAVEAEIDKQGRINIPSTLVDYAKIEKECRIVGVSDRVEIWSNAKWEEFADMAEDSFEDIAENMIDFGL; encoded by the coding sequence ATGCTGATTGGCGAATATAAACATAATATGGACGCAAAAGGGCGGATTATTATGCCTGCTAAGTTTCGTGAGGAGCTTGGTCAGTCTTTCATCCTCACAAGAGGGTTAGATGGATGTTTATTCGGCTATCCAATGGAGCAATGGGAAATACTTCAAGAAAAACTAAAACAATTACCACTTTCGAAAAAAGATGCGCGTTCATTCGTTCGTTTCTTCTATTCTGCAGCAGTAGAAGCAGAAATAGATAAACAAGGAAGAATTAATATCCCAAGTACATTAGTTGATTATGCAAAAATTGAAAAAGAATGTCGTATCGTAGGTGTATCTGATCGTGTTGAGATTTGGAGTAATGCGAAATGGGAAGAATTTGCGGATATGGCAGAGGATTCATTTGAAGATATCGCTGAAAATATGATTGATTTTGGATTGTAG